CAATCGGGGCGAGGGTCTCCCGCTTGTCCAGTTCGCGCAGTTCGTCTTCGGTCGTGCGGGTCAACCAGTTGAGATCACAGTCGGGATGGGAGGTCAGGAGCATGAAGCGGTCCCCGCCCAGATGAATGAACCGGGCGATGCGCTGTTCGCTTTGCCGGTAGTAGCTTTCAACGACTTGAAAGGGACTTCCGCCGGGGAAGGAAATCGTGCTGCGGTGAACGGGACTGCGACCACGGACGACATCGGAGAAGAACAATCCATGGTCGGCCTCACGCACATTTTCTTCAAAGATCCTCCCGGTCACCGTCGATGGACCATTGTCCCCGGCCAGAAAGACATTGAGAAGCGGGGTCTGGAAGTTGATGGTCCAGGCAACCATTTCATTCCGGGGACGCGACGCACAATGCAGGGTGAACGCGGTCAGACCCTGTTTGAAGATGTCGTCGCCATCGGGCTGGACCTGCAGACCGTGATCCACGAGATGCAGGTAGTAATCGACAAAGAGCCCGGTGAAATCGGCTTCGGTGACCAGGACATTCCGGTAGCGGACAAAGCGGGATTCAATCCGGACTCCCGAGATTTCGGGATCTCGACTTGAGGGTGGCATCATTCTCTCCTAAAGGAAGAAGAGTTTGCCGGTGAAGTCGAACCGGGGATCGAATTTCTCGAATGCATGTTTTGACCGACATTCCGCTGATCTGGGTGTTCTGGTGGTATGGAGCCTGGAGTCTGGTCACATTGGTGGTTTATGGATGGGACAAGCGGGCGGCCGGGAAGTCCCGCTGGCGGGTTCCTGAGCGGCGGCTCCATCTGCTGGCGGCGGTCGGTGGGATTCCTGGGGCGATCCTGGCCCAGCAGGTTTTTCGTCACAAGAATCGGAAGGCCGGGTTTCAATTCGTGACCGGATGGATCGTTGCAGTGCATATCATTCTGATGGTGATGTATTTCTGGAAACGATCAGGCAATTGAGGGCATCCTGGCCGGATTCCGTCGCGTTTGGAATCCAGGGTAAAAACCCCAGTTCAGTGTGGACAAAACACTGGATTCTCCTTAGGTGTTTCTACTCAGAGGGGTTTGGAATTATGGCGAATGGTGGCTTCCTATTTTATCGGGTTGTCGGGGAGAACGGCGCCTTGCTGGATCGTATCCTTGCGGTCTTTGATCGGCAGGGAAATCGTCCTTGGGAGTATGATGGGCGGGCGCGCGAAGGATCGTCGAAATCGCTTTCGGTCGAAGGCGTGGCAGAGTTGCCGGTGAACGAGGGCTGGTGCGTGACGGAGACGTCGATCCCCCTTGATTACCTGAGAAGTCGGTGTGTCCCGATTCCCGAGAACGAAGCCCGGCGTCTGGGTGCCCATCTTTTTGAATTTCTCGACCGAACGCTGACCACGAACGGCAGCGGCCGGCGTTGAGTTTCCGACCCTGATTTGCCGAGGGGACAGGTCTGTCTCCGGGCATGCGGGTGTCGGACCAGGATTCCGCGGACTCAGCCTCTTTTTTTGAATTGGCGGCGGATCGGCTTTGGGCAAGGCTCGACGGTATGCGCACCCGTCGTCGATCCCGCCAGCCGGAGGAGTTCCAGATGGCGCCGATGATCGACATGGTCTTTCTCCTCCTGGTCTTCTTCATGTGCGTCAGCTCCCTCGCCCAGGCAACCAAGACCGTGCCGGTCGAGTTGCCGGAGTCAGGGGAGAGCGAGGTCCCTGACGACCTGAGCAACCGAGGAATTGTATCTGTCATGCGGGATGGTTCGGTCTTTGTCGGCGCATCGCCGGTCACCCTCGACCGACTCGGTTCCCGATTGCGCAGTGAGCTTGGACGGCAGCCGGATCTGAAAATCCAGGTTCGCGCGGACGGCGATGCCCCGTTTTCAGTGATCAAGCCGGTGCTGAAGATCTGCGGGGAGGCGGGGGCGACCGAGATCATCTATGCCACCCACCAGCTCAGGAACGGAGCCTGACCATGGCGGTTGCCTTGAGACAGCGTTCCCGCCCGAGGCCGGCTGTGCCGATTGCGCCGATGATCGACGTGGTTTTCCTTCTCCTTATTTACTTCATGGTGAGTGCGTCACTGCAGCGCCAGGAGGCGGACATTTCGTTCGGACTGCCCGGGACGGTCGAACAGTCGGATCCACTCGATCTGCCGGACGAGCAGATCATCGAGATCCGCGCTGACGGACAGATTGTGGTCAATGAGTTCGGATATGGTCTGGCCACGGCAGTGCGCCTGACCGATCTCGCGGCCATGCTTTCCCGCTTCCGGCAATCCGCCGAAGCCAACCGGGTCGATGCCTCGGTCACGATTGCCCCGGAAGAAACCGTGCCTCACCAGTGGGGCATCCGGGTCATGGACGCCTGCGCCTCGGCCGGGATTCATGCCATCGCCTTTGCGGTGGACGAGTGAGGTAGCGGGCTTTGAAGAGCGGCTGGCCGCCCTACGGGGCAGTCGGAGCCG
This genomic window from Opitutaceae bacterium contains:
- a CDS encoding biopolymer transporter ExbD, yielding MAVALRQRSRPRPAVPIAPMIDVVFLLLIYFMVSASLQRQEADISFGLPGTVEQSDPLDLPDEQIIEIRADGQIVVNEFGYGLATAVRLTDLAAMLSRFRQSAEANRVDASVTIAPEETVPHQWGIRVMDACASAGIHAIAFAVDE
- a CDS encoding biopolymer transporter ExbD, with translation MRTRRRSRQPEEFQMAPMIDMVFLLLVFFMCVSSLAQATKTVPVELPESGESEVPDDLSNRGIVSVMRDGSVFVGASPVTLDRLGSRLRSELGRQPDLKIQVRADGDAPFSVIKPVLKICGEAGATEIIYATHQLRNGA
- a CDS encoding DUF1294 domain-containing protein, translating into MHVLTDIPLIWVFWWYGAWSLVTLVVYGWDKRAAGKSRWRVPERRLHLLAAVGGIPGAILAQQVFRHKNRKAGFQFVTGWIVAVHIILMVMYFWKRSGN
- a CDS encoding Hsp33 family molecular chaperone HslO, whose amino-acid sequence is MMPPSSRDPEISGVRIESRFVRYRNVLVTEADFTGLFVDYYLHLVDHGLQVQPDGDDIFKQGLTAFTLHCASRPRNEMVAWTINFQTPLLNVFLAGDNGPSTVTGRIFEENVREADHGLFFSDVVRGRSPVHRSTISFPGGSPFQVVESYYRQSEQRIARFIHLGGDRFMLLTSHPDCDLNWLTRTTEDELRELDKRETLAPIERRTYSWSCGCSQQKILKVLAPTMRSDPDGLFAGDESLRLNCPRCGARHLVTRETLEAFVASQDKN